Genomic window (Sediminispirochaeta smaragdinae DSM 11293):
GATGGATCAGACACATGATGGTTACACCGTGATGGCGGCACCTACCGATATTGTCAGCATTGGTGTCATGGGACAGTCAAAGTTTACCTACAAAGATCTTTCATATCTTGGTATTGGAGTCTCTGTTCCTGCGGTTTTCTTGGTGAATCCGAATTCGAATATCCATACATTGGAGGAATTGGTTGCAGCAATGAAAGCTAAGAAGCTTACAGCCGGAGTGGCCGATGCCGGGTGCGCATGGACGAGAGCAACAGCATTACTCTGCAGTGAAACGGGAGTACAGCTTCCTGAGTTTGTTCCTTCTGGTGGCGGATACAATGCTGCAGTCGCTGCGATGAAGGGGGACGTCGATTTTGCATGTTGCGGATTCGGTGAGGCAATGGAGTTGATCAAGGGCGACCAGCTTCGGGCACTTGCATACTGGGGTTCAGAGGAGTTCACTCTATCCAATGGTACAGTGGTTCCCAATGCCAGCAAGCTTTATCCTCAGCTTCAAAAATACGATCCGTTCGGTGGCTGGGTAGGTTTTGCTGTTCCTGCAGATACTCCGAAGCCGATCCAAGAGAAGTTGATCGCGGCCTACAAGACAGCTCTCTCCGATCCCTCCTTCGACAAGTTTTGTGAGACGCAGGTCATGTTTCCTGTAAAGCTGTTCGGCGATGACGCCCAAGCCTACGCCGAGATGAGTTCCCGTGTGAATGCCTACATGTTGTGGGATCTTGGTTTTGCAAAGATCGATCCTGCGACACTCGGGTTGGAGCGGCTGTAGTATAATACTGTAGAAATTTAAATGACGTGAGGTTTTAGTACGATGTTCATACTTGAACTGATTGTAAGTGCAATCACTTCCCTACTGTTTCTGTTCTTTTTGTTGACATCGCTTGGAATGGAGAGTACGGGCAATCCTCTGGTTGGTCCAGGTGTTTTCCCCTCCATCTTATCGACCATCATTTTAATATGCAGCGTTTTGTGGTGTATCGATTCTTTGGTTGCGTATCTGAAACATCAAAAGAGCACAGGAACGCAAGAAGCGCACGATTCCCCAAATGGATTGTTTCACTTTACCAAGGAGAGCAGACGTCTTGCGATCATCATTATTCTGACAGTTTTGTACATATTAATCCTAATGCCGTTGGTTGGTTTTGTGATCTCGACGTTTCTCTTCCTGTTTGTGAGCGTGATGCTGTTCTATGGGAAATTGTCTTCTGCTTTGATTGTCTCTGTCTTGTTGTCTCTGGTGATGTTTGTGTTGTTCCAATTCGTACTACATCTGCCGATGCCAAGATAGAAGAGAAAGGGGGAATAATCATCATGACTGAAGTATTGAATCTTGCGTTGTTGATGCAACCTAAAACGTTGATGTTTGCCATATTGGCAACATTTTTGGGCATCGTGGTAGGAGCTCTTCCCGGGCTCACCGCCACGATGGCCGTATCGATCCTGGTTTCCCTGACCTTTGGATTAAACACTGCCGAGGCGATTGTAATCCTGATATCGGTATTTCTCGGAGGGATATACGGTGGATCAAGGTCTGCTATACTTCTCAATGTACCTGGAACGCCCTCTTCGGCAGCGACTGCACTTGATGGATGGCCACTTTCTAAACGGGGCGAAGGAGGTGATGTGGGTATTCTTGTAACAACATTCTCCTCCTTGGCAGGAATTTTCGGATTGATTGTACTGGCCCTTCTGACCCCAGTGATTGCAAAGTTTGCTCTAAAGTTTGGTTATTGGGAGTATTTCTGGTTGGCTATAATGGGGGTGTTGATTAGCGCAACCCTCACTACCGGCGACATGAAAAATTATAAAGGAATCATAACTGGATTTGCAGGGATGCTGATCGCTTGTGTGGGACTGGACCCAATCCACGGATTGCCTCGTCTTTGCTTTGGGACAACCCAACTTTACGGAGGAATTAACTTAGTTCCAGCGATGATAGGCCTGTTTGGTCTCACAGAGGCCTTCTCTGCTTTGATGGAACCTTCCTCCCACGACATCCTCGATGGAGGACCTGAGGCAAAATTGGGTTCTCTGGTGAAGAAGAGCTTCTCATTGCTCAAGAGGTATCCTATCAACTTTGCTCGTTCGAGTATCATAGGAACCTTCATCGGTGCACTGCCAGGCGTTGGTCCAGATATCGCCTCTTGGGTGGCATATGGAACAGCGAAGAAACAAAGCAAGACTCCAGAGGAGTACGGCCACGGATCCTATGAGGGAATCATTGCTTCGGAGACGGCTAATAATGCAGCGACCAGTGGTGTGTTCATTCCCTTGTTGACATTGGGGATTCCAGGAGATGCCGTTTCTGCGATAATACTCGGTGGAATCCAGATGCATGGTTATAAACCAGGACCGACATTCTTTTTCGAGAATCCTGGATTTGTCTATTTCCTAGCGGGAACCTTGTTTATCGTCAATGTTATCATGTGGATAGAAGGCTGTGCAATCACGAAGGTGATCTCGAAGATCTTAAAGGCTCCTGTAGGAATTCTTATGCCGATCGTGATGGTGTTCTGTGTATTTGGTGCCTACATGATCAACCTGAGGAAATTCGATGTAATCCTCATGCTATGTTTCGGTCTCCTCGGGATCGTAATGCGAAAGTTCAAACTTCCTCCCGCCCCAATGGCCCTTGGTATCATTCTTGGTACATTGGCCGATACCAATTTCAGACAAGCAATGTTGGCGGGACGATACTCGGCCGCTCCGTTCTTTACCAGACCGCTTTCACTCATCATGTTCTTGGTGATTTTGACCGCGCTGCTCTCACCACTCTTCAAGCGGTTTGGGAAAACTAAATGATCAGACAAGGCCAAAGGGCTATGATACAATGTCTTGTGGGGTAACAAATGGTGGATAATCTGGAAGCATATAGAGATGCAGTTGACTCGCGAGTTTCTCAGATTACTGACGAGATAATTTCCTACATTACGACCAACGGATCGCAACCTGGCGACAAACTTCTCAGCGAATCCCAGATATCCGAGAACCTGAATCTCAGTAAGACGAGTGTCAGGGAGTGTGTCTCGATGTTGAACAATATCGGACTTATCCACTCGGTCCAAGGAAAGGGCCTGATTCTCAACGAGGTCACGGTAGATACCTTCTTCCGGCAATTTCATCATCCGGCGATGAATTTGTTTTTGAAGCTCAGTCCGGAGGAAGTGAAGAACATAAAGGATTTGCGGGTACTGATTGAGACATACGCGGTAGAACACTACTTAGAATCTGATGAGGATGACCCGTTGGAGGAGATGGAAGGACTCTTGCAGCAGATGAAGGGGTTGTGCCAATCTGACGACTGTGTCGGCTACATGGAAATTGATCTACTTTTCCATAAGAATATCGTGAGTTTGGCACGTAACAACTTCCTGTCCAACATATATTCGGTGATTCGGATACCAATACTACGAGAAGTTGAGGTCGCTTTCTCGAAAGGCAACCTTAACACTATCCAGATGTATCATGAAAAGATCCATGAGGAATTGAAACAGAAAAATAGAAATGTAATCAATCTTATGCAGAAACATTTGGAGTACCTGATTCGCCCCAAGACTGCGTTGAAGCATCATCCTCCGTTAAAATAGGGATATTCTTGAATAGAAAATTATTCCCCTGTCAACACACCAAGGGATTCGGTCATCCGATCATTCTTTTCTGAATAACCGAAATTATCTTGAAATTAGACGATCCATCATGAGGAGAGGCAGATGATTGCTGGAAGAAAGCGGCCGATGAGTTCCCAATTGGTCCAACATACTTCGATCCCCAGGTTTTTTGGGGTTCGGCAGAACTTCGATAGAAACAGCATGGATCCATTGGAGATTCCTTTGGTGGTACAGAAGGTGATCTCCCAGAAGGGGATTGGAAATCGTGTCCTGCCTGGTATGAAAGTCGCGGTCACCGTAGGATCAAGAGGGATCAATAATCTTCCAATTATAGTCAAGAGTATTGTTGAGGAAGTCTTCGCTCGAGGTGCCTTTCCGTTCATTGTTCCTGCAATGGGAAGCCATGGTTCCTCCACTGCCGAGGGACAACGCAAGCTTATCGAAGGGTATGGTGTGACAGAAGCATATCTCGGTTGTCCTATCCTGTCCTCAATGGAGGTGGTGTGTATCGGAAAAACCGATGATGGAAGGGATGCGTTCATCGACAAGTACGCTTTCTCAGCTGATGGAATCATCCTTTTTAATAGGGTTAAACCACACACTGCCTTCCGTGGCCCCTACGAGAGTGGGATTATGAAAATGATGGCTATTGGGTTGGGCAATCAACATGGCGCGGAAGCATGCCATGAAATGGGATTCAGGACCATGGGGAGGAACGTTGAGCTTTTTGGGAAGGCTATCCTCAAAAACGCTCCGATTTTGTTCGCCGTACCGGTCATCGAAAATGCATTCGATGAGACACAACGGATTCTTGCAATCGGTGCGGAATCAATCATTGAAGAAGAGCCGAAGTTGTTGCAGGAAGCATACTCATTGATGCCCAAGCTCTATGAGGAATATTGCGATGTTTTAATTGTCGATAAAATCGGAAAGAACTATAGTGGAGATGGCATGGATCCAAACATCACCGGTACTTTTTCCACTCCATATGCTGAGGGAGGTATTTGCGCACAACGGGTATGTGTGCTGGATCTCAGTGACGAAACACACGGGAATGGGGTAGGTATTGGTATGGCAAATGTGACGACACAACGGGCAGTCGATAAACTTGATATAGACTCGATGTATTCAAATGTAATCACCAGTACCGTACTCGGGGGAGTTCGGATACCGCTTACGATGGAGAATGACAGGGAAGCCATCCAAGTTTGTATCCAAACCTGTAACGAGATCGATAGGAAAAAGGTCCGTATTATCCGAATTCCCAACAGCATGCATATCAGCCGCATTCTGATGAGTGAAATCTATTATGATCAAGTACGATCGAATTCGTTCTATACTGTGGAAAGTGAACCGGAATTCCTCGAATTCGATGCTGAAGGAAATTTATGGTAAACGAAAGCAAACGGTGATACTCATCTTATGACTTAATTTGTTTTGGTGTTGACAGTTCACTTAAGCTGCCTGGCCTCACCTTACATTTTATTTCACCTTAGCAATTGTAACTTCAGTTCTCAAATACGGCAATCTCTTTCATTTTTCCCTTTCCGGCTCGGTCAGGTATTTTAATTCATCGATGTCATATTGGAGTCTTCTTATTTCATTGAAAATATGGTGCTTTAAATCTATATCATTTTCTATCTGCTTTGTCCCATCAGAATCATCTTCTTGAATATCATCACTTTCTTCTTTTTCATATGTTTCTATATGACCGCCTTGGTCTACAAATTTATACAACTGATTAAGTAGTGTGGTCATTTTTGCCGCTTTGTCAGATTTCCTATCTTTCAAATTTCCTAAAAGATTTTCAGAAATTTCTTCAAGATTTGTTTCTTTATATTGTTCCGCTTGTTCCTCAAGTTTTTCTGCTACTGTGTAATCAGGTGTCAACACCGGAATGAAATTGCAGTTTTTCACCGGAGTTAAATTGCAGAGTTCCGGCAAAAATCTTTAGAAGCCAACGGCTCCAATCTTCATTCTGTCTTTCATACGATACGAATCGCCTTTAAGGCTCACCACATGGGAATGATGCAAGAGCCTGTCCAGAGTTGCAGTGGCGACTGCATCATCAGCCATAATCTCACCCCACTTGCCAAAAGTTTTATTTGAAGTGAGGATGATAGATCCACGTTCATACCGGGTATTAATAAGCTGGAAAAACAATGCAGCTTGCTCTGAATTGAGGTTTTCGTAACCGACTTCATCTATCAGCAGAACATGAGGTTTCCCGAACCATGTCAGCTTGTTCTTTAGCCGTCCCTGGTCCCGTGACCGCTGTAATCGTTCCAATAGGTCCAGACAGCTGATAAAGTATGCGGTGTAGCCATTTAGGCAGGCTTTTTGTCCCAGAGCCGTCATGAGGTGAGTCTTTCCCAGACCGCTTGGTCCGAGGAGAATGATGTTTTCCCTGCGCTCGATAAACGCCAGATTGGACAGCTCGTTGAACTGCTTCTGAGTAAGTCCTCCCTTTGGCCAGGAGGGAAGGTTTTGTGCTCAATCCAGAAATTGTTCTCGTAAAAGTGAATAAACCGTTCCACCTTGCCTTTGGTCTGTGGTCGCCGTACCTGACAGCGCCGCGGAGTAAATCCATAATGCCGGGCCAGTGAAAGGAGATGCTTGTTCGGTACCCACTTCCCATCTGTCGTTGAGTAGATAAATGCAGTTTTCATATTGTCGTACAGGATTTCCTGCGGTACACCGCCAAAGTACTGAAACGCAAGAACATGGCACATCAGGACTGTCGCCTGGTCCATGCTGGTAGTGTGTATGACAAATGGCTTGCGGGAATAACCGAAGACCATTACAAATGCGTAGAGCTTCTTCAATCTCCCATCGACCCGGTGGTTCCCTAATTCCTTCCAGTCAACCTGCGCCTGGAACCCTGGTTCTGTTTCAAAGCGGATAACCGCTTTCCGGTTACACTCGGCCGCTTTCTTTGCAGCATAGTCCCTGAGGATCGTCACGCTACCTGCGTATTCTTGCTTTCGTAATTGACGGAGCAGGACTTCCCGATTGAACGAGGGATCATCCTCGGGTATAGTATCAATGTAGGGTTTGAATGGGTCGAGCTTGCTCGGATAGTTCCGTTTTTTACGTGGTCGTGAGGGCTCCGTCAGATAGTAGTGAACCATGCGTTCACTTTTCCCGAGGGATTCAGCAATTTCTCTGATCTTCTTGCCCTGTCGTTTCAACATCTGTGCTTCATGCATCAGTAACTCCAGCATTGTAGGGCGTACTCCTTGTTTTTATGATTGTTTGGCTACAACCATTACAAGGAGGTACCGCCCTTTTTTTCAAGCCGGAGTCTCCAATTTCATTCCGATGATTTCCTGCAATTTACCTCCGGTGGCGACACCGGAGGGCTGTAACCAGGTATGGAGCGCCGATTACAAGGGTAAGTTTAAAATGGGGAATGGAAGGTACTGTTATCCCCTTACTATTTGCGACAGCTATTCCAGGATGATCCTTGCCATAAAAGGGCTGCATAATCCTAATTTTGAAGAAACAACGCCGATATTTATTGATGTATTCAAGGTTTATGGACTTCCTGTACAACTGCACACGGATAACGGTTCACCGTTTGCCAGTATTCGGTCCCTGGGACGAATCACCAAGTTTGCTGTATGGCTGATGGAGTTAGGAGTTCAGCCAGTGTACAGCGATCCGGCATCACCGCAACAGAATGGCCGACATGAACGAATGCACCGAGAATTGAAAGCAGCAGCCTGTAATAAGCCTGGAAAAACCTTACAGGCACAACAACGGAAAATGAATGAGTTTCAACGAGGTTCGTCCGCATGAAGCATTGGGGATGGTAGTGCCGAAGAGTGTACATGAGAAGTCTAAGCGTATCTACTCGAACAAAATATCTGATTGGGAATATCCTGCTGAATACCTGGTAAAACATGTATGTGGAAATGGGAATGTACGGTCAGGAAAGAATCGCTGGACTCCGATCTCTACAGCACTATCCACTAAGAATATCGGGATAGAGGAATTGGGAGAGGGTATCTTCAGGATCTGGTTCAGGGATTTTATATTGGGATACTTGGACGAATCGGATCTTCGGGTGTATGATATTCATGAGTTTCAGTATGTACCGAAACTGTAAATGGATATCTTAGATAAGTGTTTATAAGGTGTTGAACTGTACAAATCTCAACTCTTAGGAACGAAAGATGAGAATAAATTATAGGCGACTACTTGTACTTTCACTCATTATATGGGTATGTGGTGCGGCATTCCTACCCGGTGAGTCGTTAACGCAGTTTCCGGGAACGAACCTTTACTTCGAACTTCCCGAAGGCTTTAGTTGGAACACCAAATACAATGCCTTCACTGGCCCTCTGCAAACATCGCTGACCATCGGCATCAGCACCTATCCGTATGATCAAATTGTGCAACAAATAACCACCACGATGAAATCTAATACCCAGGCTGAATTAGTAGAATCTCAAATCAGTCCGAATAATAGCTTTTTCCATATACGCAATAATTCGTTTGAACAATTAATGTACATTATTGCTACAAAAGGCTATGTGTATACGCTCACTTATATGGGGGTTCCCTTACTCGATAAACATTTTATGAATCGATATGCCCGTATCCGTGACACCATCACGATTAACCCCGAGAAGGTGGGCGATATTCAAGAACTACAATTTTTCGCTCTACCCAATCAAGGCTTTTTCTTCACACAATTGGTATCTATCAGGCATTACTTTCAAAAAAACTATCCTGATGGAAATTCCGCTATTGTATCAATTGGAAAAATCCCTGAAATCAAGCAAGAAACGATTATAAAAAGGTATGGATCTTATATGAATTACTATACCCAGATTGCGTTAAACAATGAAAAGGCAAAGGGGCAATCCATTACAAACAAAGAACAAACGATATGCAAAAATGAAAGTACTGGAAGCGAAGGGTATGAAATTTTACTCCAATACAAAAACAGTGAAAATGTGGTCACATTTCTTTACAATTGCTTTTTTGTCGTCGGCGACAATGTCATCATTATTGAAGGACAACCCATGAAAGGCTATGCGTCCCAAATCGTAGAGGATTTAAAAGAACTCTCCCGCAATACTGTATTTACGTTTAAATAATCAGTGTTCTTTCCGTCGCATCGTTTGTACATAACATTCAATTGAGCTGCGTGGCGTTCACTGGCATGTGTTTGTGC
Coding sequences:
- the istA gene encoding IS21 family transposase, whose protein sequence is MLELLMHEAQMLKRQGKKIREIAESLGKSERMVHYYLTEPSRPRKKRNYPSKLDPFKPYIDTIPEDDPSFNREVLLRQLRKQEYAGSVTILRDYAAKKAAECNRKAVIRFETEPGFQAQVDWKELGNHRVDGRLKKLYAFVMVFGYSRKPFVIHTTSMDQATVLMCHVLAFQYFGGVPQEILYDNMKTAFIYSTTDGKWVPNKHLLSLARHYGFTPRRCQVRRPQTKGKVERFIHFYENNFWIEHKTFPPGQREDLLRSSSTSCPIWRLSSAGKTSFSSDQAVWERLTS
- a CDS encoding tripartite tricarboxylate transporter TctB family protein, coding for MESTGNPLVGPGVFPSILSTIILICSVLWCIDSLVAYLKHQKSTGTQEAHDSPNGLFHFTKESRRLAIIIILTVLYILILMPLVGFVISTFLFLFVSVMLFYGKLSSALIVSVLLSLVMFVLFQFVLHLPMPR
- a CDS encoding FadR/GntR family transcriptional regulator; the encoded protein is MVDNLEAYRDAVDSRVSQITDEIISYITTNGSQPGDKLLSESQISENLNLSKTSVRECVSMLNNIGLIHSVQGKGLILNEVTVDTFFRQFHHPAMNLFLKLSPEEVKNIKDLRVLIETYAVEHYLESDEDDPLEEMEGLLQQMKGLCQSDDCVGYMEIDLLFHKNIVSLARNNFLSNIYSVIRIPILREVEVAFSKGNLNTIQMYHEKIHEELKQKNRNVINLMQKHLEYLIRPKTALKHHPPLK
- the istB gene encoding IS21-like element helper ATPase IstB: MSNLAFIERRENIILLGPSGLGKTHLMTALGQKACLNGYTAYFISCLDLLERLQRSRDQGRLKNKLTWFGKPHVLLIDEVGYENLNSEQAALFFQLINTRYERGSIILTSNKTFGKWGEIMADDAVATATLDRLLHHSHVVSLKGDSYRMKDRMKIGAVGF
- a CDS encoding tripartite tricarboxylate transporter permease → MFAILATFLGIVVGALPGLTATMAVSILVSLTFGLNTAEAIVILISVFLGGIYGGSRSAILLNVPGTPSSAATALDGWPLSKRGEGGDVGILVTTFSSLAGIFGLIVLALLTPVIAKFALKFGYWEYFWLAIMGVLISATLTTGDMKNYKGIITGFAGMLIACVGLDPIHGLPRLCFGTTQLYGGINLVPAMIGLFGLTEAFSALMEPSSHDILDGGPEAKLGSLVKKSFSLLKRYPINFARSSIIGTFIGALPGVGPDIASWVAYGTAKKQSKTPEEYGHGSYEGIIASETANNAATSGVFIPLLTLGIPGDAVSAIILGGIQMHGYKPGPTFFFENPGFVYFLAGTLFIVNVIMWIEGCAITKVISKILKAPVGILMPIVMVFCVFGAYMINLRKFDVILMLCFGLLGIVMRKFKLPPAPMALGIILGTLADTNFRQAMLAGRYSAAPFFTRPLSLIMFLVILTALLSPLFKRFGKTK
- a CDS encoding tripartite tricarboxylate transporter substrate binding protein, encoding MRKVCVALLLSTAVLSSVFAAAQAEDSAESYPNRSILMIVPFGPGGATDQLARITQKVMEDELGQPFTVQNMAGGGTSIGTQYLMDQTHDGYTVMAAPTDIVSIGVMGQSKFTYKDLSYLGIGVSVPAVFLVNPNSNIHTLEELVAAMKAKKLTAGVADAGCAWTRATALLCSETGVQLPEFVPSGGGYNAAVAAMKGDVDFACCGFGEAMELIKGDQLRALAYWGSEEFTLSNGTVVPNASKLYPQLQKYDPFGGWVGFAVPADTPKPIQEKLIAAYKTALSDPSFDKFCETQVMFPVKLFGDDAQAYAEMSSRVNAYMLWDLGFAKIDPATLGLERL
- a CDS encoding DDE-type integrase/transposase/recombinase: MATTITRRYRPFFQAGVSNFIPMISCNLPPVATPEGCNQVWSADYKGKFKMGNGRYCYPLTICDSYSRMILAIKGLHNPNFEETTPIFIDVFKVYGLPVQLHTDNGSPFASIRSLGRITKFAVWLMELGVQPVYSDPASPQQNGRHERMHRELKAAACNKPGKTLQAQQRKMNEFQRGSSA
- a CDS encoding nickel pincer cofactor-dependent isomerase, group 22, whose amino-acid sequence is MIAGRKRPMSSQLVQHTSIPRFFGVRQNFDRNSMDPLEIPLVVQKVISQKGIGNRVLPGMKVAVTVGSRGINNLPIIVKSIVEEVFARGAFPFIVPAMGSHGSSTAEGQRKLIEGYGVTEAYLGCPILSSMEVVCIGKTDDGRDAFIDKYAFSADGIILFNRVKPHTAFRGPYESGIMKMMAIGLGNQHGAEACHEMGFRTMGRNVELFGKAILKNAPILFAVPVIENAFDETQRILAIGAESIIEEEPKLLQEAYSLMPKLYEEYCDVLIVDKIGKNYSGDGMDPNITGTFSTPYAEGGICAQRVCVLDLSDETHGNGVGIGMANVTTQRAVDKLDIDSMYSNVITSTVLGGVRIPLTMENDREAIQVCIQTCNEIDRKKVRIIRIPNSMHISRILMSEIYYDQVRSNSFYTVESEPEFLEFDAEGNLW